The genome window TTAAATGGTCCTCCAAATTAAGTTTTCTTCTAGTATGTGCTTTTTTCCAGTTCATCTGattgttctttgtttctgttgttcCTTAATGACCTATAGACCGGTCGGTGAAGCGGAATATGGACCAGATCCGTGTAGGAAGGAACGACTTCGATGCGGCAAGACTGACAGAAGTTCAAGATTACAGGTAGGCTTTgaaaccaaataaactgcagtTTCTCTGCACATACCAACTGATCTGTTGTGTGGTAGTAATATGGTAGTTTGCAACTCGTGTTTGAATATCAATCAATTGACATGGACAACATCGCTTTTAGGCAGTTCTTGCACTTCGACTTCACTGCGATAATCTGACGAagtactcttttgtttccttgcTTTTGTAGAATCTTTGCCTCCACATGGAATGTCGGTGGTAAATCCCCACCAAGGGGACTAAATTTAGATGAGTGGCTCCATTCTTCACCTCCAGCTGATATCTATGTGTTAGGGTGTGTACTGCCCAAGGGCTTCGTAAATTTTAAACCAAatttgacttaaccaactacgCTCTTGAGTTATTTCCCTTaaacttttttttctcctcgGCAGATTTCAAGAAATTGTTCCTTTGAATGCTGGGAATGTTCTTGGCACTGAAGATAATCTCCCTGCAAAAAAGTGGGTATCACTCATTAGACGGACATTGAATAAGAATCCTGGGGTGGGCTGTTATGGTGGCTATCGCACACCATCTCCTGTCCCTGATCCGGTTGTGGAACTGGATGCTGATTTTGAGGGATCATTGAGAAGACAGGATAATCCCTCATTTTTACATCGCAGATCATTCCACAATCTTAGCCAGAGTTTAAGAATTGAAGGAAATTATATGTTATCGCAACCAAGGTTGGATCGTAGGTTTAGTGTGTGCGACCCAGCTGGCTTGGGAGGCAGACCAAGTGATTTTGATGGAAATTTTCCGTTCATGGGATCACCAGATGATGAATATATTGACGAGGCCACAAGTAATGGAGCATATTTTTTACCATTCCCATATGGCTATGGTGCCTCAGCACCTATGGAAGAAAACAATGAGCAGCCAGATACATCTAGGTATTTTCTTGATGAACTCCATAAAGCTTCACATATGATTGTTCTTGTATataatttctttctcttccatATGTGAATCTATTATAAAGCTTTGAATATTTGAGCCCAATATATGATACTTCTTTTTCTAAGCTCCTGAAAATTTACTTGGGAAATGTTGTGTCTGTACCAGGTACTGTTTAGTTGCCAGCAAGCAGATGGTTGGTATATTTCTCACCATTTGGGTACGCAGCGAAATAAGAAATGATGTGAGAAACCTGAAAGTTTCTTGTGTGGGTAGAGGACTAATGGGTTATCTTGGAAATAAGGTAAATGATGTATATTCTGCATGGTTTTAATTTTACCTGCTATGCATTTTTCTAAGAAGTTTACTGGGGATTGGCACAATATTCTTAGATTATTCACATTGGACGTGGATGGTTATTCGCTGTTACTACAATATAGACTACTCAAGATGCTTCTGTTTTGCTGCAGGGGTCAATATCAATAAGCATGTCTTTGCACCACACAACCTTCTGTTTTATCTGTTGTCACTTGACCTCTGGGGAAAAGGAGGGAGATGAACTGCGAAGGAATTCTGATGTCATGGAAATTGTAAGGAAGACTAGATTTCCTCGGGTCCGAGGTGTGGCTGATGTCAAGTCACCAGAAACAATTCTTGAGCATGAGTACGAATTTATGCTCCTTTGTTGTAGTGATGTAGTAGTAACAGAAAAATGGCACTAATCGGATATTCCTTCTGATCCTGATTGCAGTCGTATTATATGGCTTGGGGACTTGAATTACCGGATTGCCCTTTCATATTGTTCAGCGAAAGCTCTTGTGGAAATGCATAATTGGAAGCAACTATTGGAGAAAGATCAGGTAAATTGCACTGCTCTGCTATACAACAACATTACTTAAAAGAATTATTAGTGTCAGCCATCCGGACCATGTTTGAGTTACTTGTTTTGGAACAGCTTCGAATAGAACAAAGACATGGGCGTGTTTTCCAGGGATGGAAAGAAGGAAGGATTTATTTTCCTCCAACATATAAATACTCATTCAACTCAGACCGTTATTCTGGAGTGTGTCCTAAAGAAAAGAGGAGAACACCAGCTTGGTAACTTCTTTTGTGCTTGTATCTACCAAAATTTACTCCTGCTTTGTATCACTTCCAAGCAACTCATtgaggatattttctttttctgctgAAAGGTGTGACCGCATTTTGTGGTATGGTAATGGCCTCATTCAGTTGTCGTATGTTCGTGGAGAATCTCGGTTCTCAGACCACAGACCAGTGTACAGTGTTTTCATGGTGGAGGTTGAAATTGTCCGCCTGAGGAGAAAAAACACAGGCTTATTTAGCTCTAGAATTGAGGTGGAAGAGCTTTTGCCATATTCTCACAGCTGTGGAGGGTTCTAGTAATCTGGCTCACATTGACATAAGGTTGGAGCTTGTTTTCTGCATTAACTTGAGTAAGCTTGGTCGCTTCTCACTAAAAATTGCTTGTTTTTTTACATATATTCCTTCTATTTACACATCTCCATTGATGACACAGGTTGACAGATTCTTGATGAACAATAATTGGGGTCAAATATTGGTTAGATGATCAGATGTAAACCTGACAATATTTTTTCATCGGGTCTTTATTGTTAGCTTTCTAGATGCACGCTTGACTTTGAATAATTATTGCCGAGTTCTAACCCCAAGTCAGATGCTTGAGAAGCACATTATGCAAAAATTAACATAAAGGTAACCAACTTCTTAGTTCTTGATATGTGGAAAACTTGATCTCCTGCATAGGCCTAACATATCTCTCTATTGTTCCAGGATATTGAGCAATTTTGCAACTAACCGTGTGCCTGTGAACAGCTATGTTCAAACAAGGATCAGCCCACACCTGTACATCATTAACTATACAGCTCAGCCAACCATCGTCTTTCATTTGATTTCCTCGTTTATAAACatcatcatttttcttctcccttTGCCTTTGTGAACTTTGCAAGCTGACCTGTGTATCAGTATCAGCATGAGGTGTAAAATGATTGCAAATCGGCAAAGGGAATGATGCTTGCATTGAACTGATCCTGGATCATGATTTCCAGCGCTGAGAGAGAACAGGGATAGATTGATGTGACTTGGGAGGCTTGCAAAGTTGTTATCATGTGCATAACTTCTGTACTTGAGAAGCAAAATGATGCCAGCATTTGCTgtgacaaaaaaattaaaaagttaaGTTATATTTTCTAGTAATTCTTGGATAGAGCCTTGTTCCCATGCCGGACTACATGGTGGTATACTTTATCAGTTTGCTTGTCCTCCACTGGATACAGTCTTGTACGAAAGCATTCATTTAGCAAGTTGGTTAGTCTTGTTTAGTGCTCACATCTCTTTGGCTTGTTGGAAGAGCAAGCCTTTGACCACCTTTTGGTCCCAGCTGAGGGGAGTCACGTGCTGTGATGTCACAACCACAACTACCAGGCACCAGCTTGGCTACCTGCACTTCAATGGGCATGAGATGTGATTGAGAATTGAAGATAGGTGGTATTGACTTTTGATGGTTGCCTGCTGCTGTTTCTCCCTTCACTGGAATCCTAGGTGAGAACAGCATTTGGAGCTAATTTGGTGAAGGGTGAAATCAACCAAGAAATCAGTTAATTCTAACATTATGGGTGGTAAAAATGTTCTTGGTTCCAAAGAGGAAGGAAGGTAGAATAGAAAGCAAAAGGAAGAGATGTTTTTCTGCAAGGAAAGGCAGTAAAAGATAAAGCAGCAGGTTAAAAGGGAAAGAAACAACTCGGTGCATCTGAAGGACCAGCAACGCATCTGCTTGCCTGTTCCTCTTTTTGACCGTTAGTCGTGAACAATGTCTCGCTGCTGTTGTATAGCACGCTGTTGGCTGCACGAGGTTCCGGTGCAGTCGCTCCTGCCACTGCACCTTAAGCGACTGCACCGGATCTCGACCGTCCGTTTTCTCCGCGAACAATCTAGATCATCTTGTCTCATCCGTCCGTTTTTGGCATGGACCGTCGCAGTAGCAACTGTTTAAGTTGTAGTCGCTACTACGACTGCACAGGAAACCGGTTCCTGTTGGCTTTGAGATGACACACAGACGACAGTTTTCTGGGAGTTTCGTACGAAGCAGCGTCATTGAGCCGACCGTATATATCTTCTCGAGTACGTCGATCCATCTAGTATTACCTCTTTTCTCCTTTGATAATATGCGTCGCCCACTTCCAATGGCGGTTTAAACATTTGGTCCGAGCTACCCCCGAGGTGCCGGCGCCGACTCTGGTTTGTGTATTGACCTCGGTGATCGCAAGCACGGCGAGGTGGCCCGCTGGTATTGGCTCTGTTCTTCTTGCAGCATTAGACCGTCTTCAACAATGACACATCAGCCAGCTATATGCTGGTCTATATCAGCATTTGTTCTATGCAGAGGAAAAAGGGAAGAGTGAACGTAACTAATTCTTATTAAAGAAAACGTCTATAATAAAAACGAGACATAATGTGTAAGCATTATAAACATAAAAAGACTTATAGATAGTCTATCAAAGAAGTTATATTTGGTACAATATATATTGTACTTCATCTTAAAATAGATGATGTTTAGCCTCTtctataatatttaaatataacgCTCTATAATTTTATTATAACTTTAGTCTAAATTTTTCAGTCATACCTCTCCATTAAATAACTTTCTTCTCAATGAAGTCTCATTTTTCACACAATGAATGGTTTTTAAAAAGGGTAAGATAGTCATTTTATCTTTCACCTTAATACTTACCGTCGATGTGTAGAATAGGGGGTCCCCTGTCCCGAGGGTCCACACCGGCCAATACCAGTTGGCAGAAGATTCTTTTCTAGACCAGTGTCTCACCGCGCGACCAGTTTGTATCTTCGTGACCAAGATCCTTACCGCATAAGAGATTCCTACGACCAGCCTTCGTTGGTCACAGGACAGGTACACATCAAATTaatctattctcattaaatgtatttcactcaagtgttttccttccctggGCACTCCTCCCAAGCAGACAAGTCGTGACCAGCACAGTGGTGCCATGCcctgtcccatagcattaaacgCTACGGAACGGGCTCACAGGCGTGTTAGACTGCTTCACAGGCGCGCGTGCGAGACCGATGTTGGGACGTGGCGCACCGGCTGACCGGGGTGACATAGGTGTGGAGGTGTCCAGCGGATGGAATGGGCTTAGCTGCTTCATCAGAACAAAAAGAGGCACGTGCGTCGCCCATTTTAAATAGCCTAGAGATGGGAGGTTTAGCTAAGGTATGGGTCAGCATAAAAGGGTCCACTTGTAAGGTCTCCTTCTCtttggtatataaagagaggaggatctGGTTTATAAGAGGAGGGATGGATAACCAGTTCataaataatgataataaaatacacaggacgtaggccTGTTATCATTCGGGAGGCTTGAACTTGGATAACCCCTATATTCTTTAGTTCATTACAAACACACGCATACCGCAAGCATCATTCACGCGGCCATCGATCGATATACCCTGGAATCATTGTCACGAATTAACCCTCGACATTTAGCGCGCCAGTTAGGGGGCGTGTTTCTGTATTTTGATAAGTGTTGGAGACTAGATTGGGTTACCCATGATCGGATCCACGGCAACTGCTgagtcccgttccgaggaccccGATCACTATGAGGTGTTCGTCATAGGGTACGACCTAGATGATCCTGGTGTGCCCTAGGTATGGGATACCAAATAGGAGTCTAAAGGCTCTGAGGCTCAACGGGAGgtttgcatgacagttcatgcaacGGGGCACAAGAAAGGCTCCCGTGTTTCGGGTGCCGGCGATGATCCCCAAGCCACGCGCCCAGAGGGGAATCAGACCGACGCTAGACACAGGGACACTCTGACACAGCCTCAACCACCACAGTGTCACCTAGAGTAACTATCGTAGAGGACGCGATCTTTGACAGCGTCATCACCAAGGCTGTTACACTGCACGaatgcccccccccctcgcGACATGAGGCCAAACTACAGCGGCAAGCACCACGTTCGTTGGTAGGACTGTTGATGGTCGCGATCGCCAAGAACCACGCTAGGCCCCATGGTAGGAAAGATCTCGTTTTCTCTCAGTAACAGAAAGCGCTCAGAGACCTCACCGCATCGGGACAACTAACCCTCTAACCTACGCGTCTCCCTGCACCAACACTACCTCTACGACATGATCTGGAGCCATCAGCCAGGCAAAATTCCCAAGCAGATAAGAGGGTACCCTAAAACTAATCGGATGTGTGGCCTTTTGGGTATGGTCATCTTGAGGACAGAAAAAAAGGTCTTCCACTCTTCAAGTTTCTAATAGAAAGAATGACCACTTCTGGTAGATACCAGAAATGGGGGTAGACTTCCAGAATCCCAACAAGTGACCCCTTTTTTCTCCTCCTGTACTGCCCACTTGTAAGGTCTACTTATttctggtatataaagagaggagtaCCCAGTTTGTAAGAGTAGGGATGGATAACTAGTTCACAAACACTAATAACAAAATATATAGGACATCTTTCGGCTAACCTAGCCTCCTCCGTCCCTCCGTACCAATAAGGGGTAGTACAGGAATATTGACCAATCATGAAATTAACTCAGTTCGAGGGGTTTCCTAGGgctgttatccttcgggagaTCTGAACTTGGATAATCCATATGTTatttagttcatcacaaacacacgcatATCTCAAGTGTCGTTCACGCGCCCATCGACCGGTACACCCCGAAATTATGTTTAGGAATTATCCCTCGCCACTTATGCTCAACTCTAAAATACCATCTATTTTAAGATGAAGCGAGTAGATGACATGTACACTCTATAGCTAGCAAGCTATCTATACTGTTGAAAATGCAGGCCTGTTTGGTTGTCTTTATGGCTCAACCAGGCTCATTTCTAGTGAAGTAGACTGAGTTAAGTCAGGCTAGGGAGATGCAACAGGGTAAATTTGGTTAGCTGTATATGTTCAACCTGGCTGAGAAGATATTGTGTTTGATTGTCCATATGGCTATTTATTGCATTACAAAGcgactcactttttcaccaaataatataaggttgaaactatttttataaattagtacatcatatggtaaaaatattagtaattttttttctaatttttaagaatttatttgagttataaaaaaatactagaagttataaaagtagactttttgagaatttttaattaaatattagattAGGATTTTTTATTAAATCAATTAAAATGAATTGCTAGTAAGCTGTAatatactcataaaaatatttagaatttttaaccACTCTCGTACCTAAATAAAAtcgagttaaaaaaaatagttggcATGGCGTCCGGCCAACGAGCGTGGCGGGCAGTACGACCCTTGAGGCCTTGACGCGGCCCTGGTCCCGTGCTCGCCTTCCCTTTTCCTGCGCCCCCGGTCTCTGCGCAGCTGCTGTGTCCTGCTCGCTGTACGATCGTACGCGTGCGCCTCTGCAACTGAAAACGATGGATGGATCTGACCGAGCTTCCTGTGCTCTCGAGAACGAGATTttgaagagaaaataaagtgatCGATGGATGCCAGATCGAAAGCCAGGCCAAGCAAGATTGATGGATGAGTAGACTAGCGGATCAGATGTGGCAGCTCAGCCCTTTGCTTTGCATTGCATTGCCTTCTTTAAGACCTTGGACGCGACTGTAGCCGGCTGCAGCTGTTTTATTTTGCTGCACGTAGTGGGGACGGTTTTGTACGAATTGGTCGGTTCGTAGGCACTGACTCGATGCGCATTAGGTGAGCTCACGAATTGCACTCTGATTGATCATCGAGTCAAAGTTTCGCATGCTACTTATCATACATACACGCGAATCGATCGAGCAAAGACCACGGCAAAAAGAGGTAGACACGAACGAAACTCCATGACCGATCAGTTCGTGCGTACGGCGGTCGCAACGCAATCCGTGCCAATGTCACCAGAGCACGGCTCCCTGGTAGTAATTGCGGCGCAGTACGTGCAGCTGCGATACGAACCTGCCTCAGCTGCCTGCTGCCACATGCAGACCCATTGCAGTTACTGCTGCATGCAcagatgcatcatgcatggacGATGGATACGCTGTTGGTCTGTACTCCTATCACGCAGATGCGGTAGAGTGCTAGAGTGACGTACGTACGTGCAGAGGGATGGATAGgcacgtgcatgcatgcatggacgtGAAGGTACGTACGTGTGCGTGCGTACGTGAGCTTGCACGAGCTGATCGAGGGCGCCGTCGGCAACTACCGCGTCGCCGAGCTCGAGGCCGCGCCGCGCGCGTTCCTGCAGCCCAACCACTACGACGTCGATGAGGTCGTGTACGTGAAGGAAGGCGAGGGCGTCGTTGTGCTGCTGTTCAGGGGGAGGAGGGAGTCGTTCTGCGTCAGAGAGGGCGACGTCATGGTGATCCCGGCCG of Phragmites australis chromosome 3, lpPhrAust1.1, whole genome shotgun sequence contains these proteins:
- the LOC133913505 gene encoding type IV inositol polyphosphate 5-phosphatase 7-like isoform X2; the protein is MDQIRVGRNDFDAARLTEVQDYRIFASTWNVGGKSPPRGLNLDEWLHSSPPADIYVLGFQEIVPLNAGNVLGTEDNLPAKKWVSLIRRTLNKNPGVGCYGGYRTPSPVPDPVVELDADFEGSLRRQDNPSFLHRRSFHNLSQSLRIEGNYMLSQPRLDRRFSVCDPAGLGGRPSDFDGNFPFMGSPDDEYIDEATSNGAYFLPFPYGYGASAPMEENNEQPDTSRYCLVASKQMVGIFLTIWVRSEIRNDVRNLKVSCVGRGLMGYLGNKGSISISMSLHHTTFCFICCHLTSGEKEGDELRRNSDVMEIVRKTRFPRVRGVADVKSPETILEHDRIIWLGDLNYRIALSYCSAKALVEMHNWKQLLEKDQLRIEQRHGRVFQGWKEGRIYFPPTYKYSFNSDRYSGVCPKEKRRTPAWCDRILWYGNGLIQLSYVRGESRFSDHRPVYSVFMVEVEIVRLRRKNTGLFSSRIEVEELLPYSHSCGGF
- the LOC133913505 gene encoding type I inositol polyphosphate 5-phosphatase 4-like isoform X1, with the protein product MREESNKKSKLSWSKSIVRKWFNIKTKAQDFHADYDASQGRDGHGGEWRTSCSEREAGTAKKSRTDRSVKRNMDQIRVGRNDFDAARLTEVQDYRIFASTWNVGGKSPPRGLNLDEWLHSSPPADIYVLGFQEIVPLNAGNVLGTEDNLPAKKWVSLIRRTLNKNPGVGCYGGYRTPSPVPDPVVELDADFEGSLRRQDNPSFLHRRSFHNLSQSLRIEGNYMLSQPRLDRRFSVCDPAGLGGRPSDFDGNFPFMGSPDDEYIDEATSNGAYFLPFPYGYGASAPMEENNEQPDTSRYCLVASKQMVGIFLTIWVRSEIRNDVRNLKVSCVGRGLMGYLGNKGSISISMSLHHTTFCFICCHLTSGEKEGDELRRNSDVMEIVRKTRFPRVRGVADVKSPETILEHDRIIWLGDLNYRIALSYCSAKALVEMHNWKQLLEKDQLRIEQRHGRVFQGWKEGRIYFPPTYKYSFNSDRYSGVCPKEKRRTPAWCDRILWYGNGLIQLSYVRGESRFSDHRPVYSVFMVEVEIVRLRRKNTGLFSSRIEVEELLPYSHSCGGF